One window of the Trifolium pratense cultivar HEN17-A07 linkage group LG2, ARS_RC_1.1, whole genome shotgun sequence genome contains the following:
- the LOC123906920 gene encoding leucine aminopeptidase 1-like produces MAAIATAIVVSFSNSSSPLFLSKLTSRLHFASFPMRFHHSTRKLMSHSQPLASTLGLTHPTIIETPKISFTATDVDVTEWKGDILAVGVTEKDLTRDAKSRFENLILNKIDSKLDGLLAEASSEEDFSGKVGQSTVLRIKGLGSKRVGLIGLGQSPSNIALFKGFGEAVVAAAKSAQASNVAIVLASSEGLSSESKLNTAYAIASGAVLGLFEDQRYKSESKKPTLRSIDIIGLGKGPELEKKLKYAGDVSSGILFGRELVNSPANVLTPGVLAEEASKVASTYSDVFTATILNVDQCKELKMGSYLAVAEASANPPHFIHLVYKPPIGTVNTKLALVGKGLTFDSGGYNIKTGPGCSIELMKFDMGGSAAVLGAAKALGQIKPLGVEVHFIVAACENMISGTGMRPGDVVTASNGKTIEVNNTDAEGRLTLADALVYACNQGVDKIVDLATLTGACVVALGPSVAGIFSPNDELVKEVVEASELSGEKLWRLPIEESYWESMKSGVADMVNTGGRQGGSITAALFLKQFVDEKIQWLHIDMAGPVWNDKKRSATGFGVATLVEWVLKNASS; encoded by the exons ATGGCGGCCATAGCTACTGCCATTGTTGTTTCTTTCTCAAACTCATCCTCTCctctttttctctctaaacTCACTTCTCGTCTTCACTTTGCTTCTTTCCCTATGCGTTTTCATCATTCTACCAGAAAACTCATGTCTCACTCTCAGCCACTTGCTTCCACTCTCGGTCTCACTCACCCCACCATCATCGAAACCCCTAAG ATCTCTTTTACTGCTACGGATGTTGATGTGACGGAATGGAAAGGAGATATACTAGCTGTTGGTGTTACGGAGAAAGACCTAACTAGAGATGCAAAATCCAGATTTGAGAATCTGAttttgaacaaaattgattCTAAGTTGGATGGTTTGTTAGCTGAAGCTTCTTCTGAAGAGGATTTCTCTGGTAAAGTTGGTCAATCAACTGTTCTTAGAATTAAAGGACTTGGATCAAAGAGGGTTGGTTTGATTGGTCTTGGACAGTCACCCTCCAATATTGCACTGTTCAAGGGTTTCGGTGAGGCTGTTGTCGCTGCTGCTAAATCTGCTCAGGCAAGCAATGTTGCCATTGTTCTTGCCTCTTCTGAAGGACTCTCTTCTGAATCAAAGCTTAATACTGCTTATGCAATTGCATCTG GGGCTGTGCTGGGATTATTTGAAGATCAAAGATACAAGTCAGAATCAAAGAAACCAACACTCAGATCCATTGACATTATTGGTCTTGGAAAGGGACCTGAATTGGAGAAAAAGCTCAAGTATGCTGGAGATGTTTCTTCTGGAATACTTTTCGGAAGGGAGCTTGTCAACTCTCCTGCTAATGTTCTCACTCCAG GGGTATTGGCAGAAGAGGCATCTAAGGTTGCTTCCACCTACAGTGATGTTTTTACTGCTACAATATTAAATGTTGATCAATGTAAGGAATTGAAAATGGGGTCCTATTTGGCTGTTGCTGAAGCCTCGGCAAACCCTCCTCATTTTATCCATCTTGTTTACAAACCTCCAATTGGAACTGTCAATACTAAGCTGGCTTTGGTCGGAAAAGGTTTGACTTTTGACAG TGGTGGCTACAACATCAAGACTGGACCTGGCTGTTCGATTGAACTCATGAAATTTGATATGGGTGGTTCAGCTGCAGTTTTAGGTGCAGCAAAAGCACTTGGTCAAATCAAACCTCTTGGGGTCGAG GTTCATTTTATAGTTGCAGCTTGTGAGAATATGATAAGTGGAACAGGTATGAGGCCCGGAGATGTTGTCACGGCTTCAAATGGAAAGACTATAGAG GTTAACAACACTGATGCTGAGGGAAGACTTACCCTGGCTGATGCTCTGGTATATGCTTGTAACCAAGGTGTTGATAAG ATTGTTGACCTGGCAACCTTAACAGGGGCATGCGTAGTTGCTCTTGGTCCTTCAGTTGCAG GTATATTTTCACCCAATGATGAACTGGTGAAAGAAGTTGTTGAAGCTTCTGAATTGAGTGGGGAGAAACTGTGGAGGCTGCCAATAGAGGAAAGCTATTGGGAATCAATGAAATCAGGAGTGGCTGATATGGTGAACACTGGTGGTAGACAAGGTGGTTCTATTACTGCTGCTCTTTTCCTGAAACAG tttgttgatgaaaagatTCAATGGTTGCATATTGACATGGCTGGTCCTGTGTGGAATGACAAGAAGCGCTCAGCGACAGGATTTGGCGTTGCTACTCTAGTCGAATGGGTTTTGAAAAACGCCTCTTCTTAA
- the LOC123908285 gene encoding probable LRR receptor-like serine/threonine-protein kinase At2g24230 — MGLGVFGSVLILTFLFKHLASQQPNTDEFYVSEFLKKMGLTSSSKDYNFSSSVCSWKGVFCDSNKVYVFQLNFSGIGLTGPIPDTTLGKLSKLQSLDLSKNKITSLPSDFWSLNSLKSLNLSSNQISGSLTNNIGNFGLLENFDLSKNNFSDEIPEALSSLVNLKVLKLHHNMFVKSIPSGILKCESLVSIDLSSNQLSGTLPHGFGDVFPKLRTVNLAENNIDGGVSDFSGLKSILSLNISGNSFQGSIVEVFELKLEVLDLSRNQFQGHISQVHYNWSHLVYLDLSENQLSGEIFQNLNNSVNLKHLNLACNRFTRQKFPQIEILLGLEYLNLSKTSLVGHIPDNISKLGNLNALDLSMNHLDGKIPFLKNKHLQVIDLSHNNLSGPVPSSVLENLPKMKKYNFSYNNLTLCASEIKSDVLQTSFFGSVNSCPIAANPSFFKRRRDTHHKGMKLALVLTIVLIFALAGILFIAFGCRRKQKMWEVKPGSYREEQNISGPFSFQTDSTTWVADVKQATSVPVVIFEKPLLNITFADLLSATSNFDRGTLLAEGKFGPVYRGFLPGNIHVAVKVLVVGSTLTDEEAARELEFLGRIKHPNLVPLTGYCVAGDQRIAIYDYMENGNLQNLLYDLPLGVQSTDDWSTDTWEEAADSNGIQNVGSEGLLTTWRFRHKIALGTARALAFLHHGCSPPMIHRAVKASSVYLDYDLEPRLSDFGLAKIFGSGLDEEIARGSPGYVPPEFSQPEFDDSPTPKSDVYCFGVVLFELLTGKKPVGDDYTDDKEATTLVSWVRGLVRKNQTSRAIDHKIRDTGLDEQMEEALKIGYLCTADLPFKRPTMQQIVGLLKDIEPTTS; from the coding sequence ATGGGTTTAGGAGTATTTGGATCTgttcttattttaacatttttgttCAAGCATTTAGCTTCTCAGCAACCAAACACTGATGAATTTTATGTATCTgagtttttgaagaaaatgggTTTAACATCATCCTCAAAAGATTACAACTTTTCATCTTCTGTTTGTTCATGGAAAGGTGTTTTCTGTGATTCAAATAAAGTATATGTTTTTCAGTTAAACTTTTCTGGTATTGGTCTCACTGGTCCTATTCCTGATACAACCTTAGGAAAACTTAGCAAACTTCAATCTTTGGATCttagcaaaaacaaaatcacttCTTTGCCTTCAGATTTTTGGAGTTTAAACTCTCTCAAAAGCCTTAACCTTTCTTCCAATCAAATTTCAGGTTCATTGACTAACAACATTGGAAACTTTGGTTTACTTGAAAACTTTGACTTGTCAAAAAACAATTTCTCTGATGAAATTCCTGAAGCTTTGAGTTCCCTTGTGAATTTGAAGGTTCTTAAACTTCACCATAACATGTTTGTTAAAAGTATTCCTTCAGGAATTCTCAAGTGTGAGTCTCTAGTTTCAATTGACCTTTCATCAAATCAACTGAGTGGAACACTTCCACATGGTTTCGGTGATGTTTTTCCTAAGCTTAGGACTGTGAATCTTGCCGAGAATAATATCGATGGAGGTGTCTCGGATTTTTCAGGGTTAAAGTCCATTTTGAGTCTTAATATATCAGGAAATTCATTTCAGGGTTCTATTGTTGAAGTCTTTGAGTTAAAGTTGGAGGTTTTGGACCTTAGCAGAAACCAATTTCAAGGTCACATTTCTCAGGTACATTACAATTGGTCTCATTTAGTTTATCTGGATTTGTCTGAGAATCAACTTAGTGGTGAAATTTTCCAAAATTTGAACAATTCAGTGAATTTAAAGCACCTTAATCTTGCATGCAATAGATTTACAAGACAGAAATTCCCACAGATTGAAATACTATTAGGATTGGAATATCTTAACTTGTCCAAAACTAGTCTTGTTGGTCACATTCCTGACAATATCTCAAAACTTGGTAATTTGAATGCACTTGATCTTTCTATGAATCATCTTGATGGGAAAATTCCCTTTTTGAAGAATAAACACCTCCAAGTTATTGACCTTTCACATAACAATTTGAGTGGACCAGTCCCTTCATCTGTCTTGGAAAATCTCCCAAAGATGAAGAAATACAACTTCTCTTATAATAACTTAACCCTTTGTGCATCAGAAATCAAATCCGATGTCCTGCAAACATCGTTCTTTGGATCAGTTAACAGTTGTCCAATAGCTGCGAATCCGAGTTTTTTCAAAAGAAGAAGAGACACTCACCACAAGGGAATGAAGTTAGCTCTTGTATTGACCATTGTATTGATATTCGCGCTTGCCGGGATTTTGTTTATAGCATTCGGTTGCAGAAGGAAACAGAAAATGTGGGAAGTAAAGCCAGGTTCATACAGAGAAGAACAGAATATCTCAGGTCCATTTTCCTTCCAAACTGATTCAACAACTTGGGTGGCTGATGTGAAACAAGCAACATCAGTTCCAGTAGTAATCTTTGAGAAGCCGTTGTTGAATATAACCTTTGCAGATCTCTTATCTGCAACTTCAAATTTCGACAGAGGTACCCTTTTGGCTGAAGGAAAATTTGGACCTGTTTATAGAGGCTTTCTACCAGGAAATATTCATGTTGCAGTTAAAGTTTTGGTTGTTGGTTCTACATTAACAGATGAAGAAGCTGCTAGAGAGCTTGAGTTTCTTGGTAGAATCAAGCACCCTAATCTAGTTCCTTTAACTGGTTATTGTGTAGCTGGTGATCAAAGAATTGCTATATATGATTACATGGAGAATGGAAACTTGCAAAACCTTCTTTATGATTTGCCACTCGGTGTTCAAAGCACAGATGATTGGAGCACAGACACATGGGAAGAAGCTGCTGATAGTAATGGAATTCAAAATGTTGGTTCTGAAGGATTACTCACAACTTGGCGATTTCGACACAAAATCGCTCTTGGAACTGCAAGAGCATTGGCATTTCTTCACCATGGATGCTCTCCTCCAATGATTCACAGAGCTGTTAAAGCTAGCAGTGTTTATTTGGATTATGATTTGGAGCCTAGGTTGTCTGATTTTGGACTTGCAAAGATTTTCGGAAGTGGTTTGGACGAAGAGATTGCGCGTGGTTCACCTGGTTATGTTCCACCGGAGTTTTCTCAACCGGAATTTGATGACTCTCCAACCCCGAAATCTGATGTATATTGTTTTGGTGTTGTTCTGTTTGAGCTACTAACTGGAAAGAAACCGGTTGGAGATGATTATACTGATGACAAAGAAGCAACGACTTTGGTAAGTTGGGTTAGAGGACTTGTAAGGAAGAATCAAACTTCAAGAGCTATTGATCATAAAATTCGCGATACAGGATTGGATGAACAAATGGAGGAAGCTCTTAAGATTGGATATCTATGCACGGCTGATTTACCTTTCAAGAGACCAACCATGCAGCAGATAGTTGGACTTCTAAAGGATATTGAACCTACAACTAGTTAG
- the LOC123906921 gene encoding uncharacterized protein LOC123906921 — protein MSVSLTVMTFNLHDDEPQDSPNSWEKRRDICISVITSYSPIILCTQQGVKTQLDFLQQGLPGYDQFGVSRKGPQDTTDEHCTIFYDKEKVELLEGGTFWLSESPSVPGSISWGSEVPCIATWATFQLKGVEPPGFSFQIVNTNMDQFSPRARRRSALLTWQHIASLPPSLPVVYCGGFNTQKESTTGRFLLGRSREHGVVGDMRDAWPSARVRKNVSLIRTYHGFKGDKQGTVEYLKLIFRALCLCWDRQTQDLHVDWILFRGRSLIPVSCEVVNDNIDGCYPSSHFPIFAEFMLPRTVRMVESPVQEDS, from the exons atgagtgTATCTTTGACTGTTATGACCTTCAATCTTCATGATGATGAGCCACAAGATAGTCCTAATTCATGGGAGAAAAGAAGAGACATATGCATAAGTGTTATTACAAGTTACTCCCCAATCATCCTCTGTACCCAACAAG GAGTGAAAACCCAATTGGATTTTCTTCAGCAGGGTTTGCCAG GTTATGATCAGTTTGGCGTATCACGAAAAGGGCCACAAGATACTACTGATGAGCATTGCACTATCTTCTATGATAAGGAAAAG gtAGAGCTTCTAGAAGGTGGAACATTTTGGTTGTCAGAATCTCCCTCGGTACCTGGAAGCATTTCATGGGGTTCCGAAGTTCCTTGCATTGCAACATGGGCT ACATTTCAACTTAAAGGAGTTGAGCCGCCAGGATTCTCATTTCAAATAGTAAACACAAACATGGATCAGTTCAGTCCCCGTGCCCGTAGACGAAGTGCTTTACTCACATGGCAGCACATTGCATCCTTACCTCCTAGCCTCCCAGTTGTGTACTGTGGAGGATTCAATACACAAAAGGAATCAACTACTGGACGTTTCCTTCTCGGTAGATCGAG AGAGCATGGTGTAGTTGGTGATATGAGAGATGCATGGCCTAGTGCTCGTGTGAGGAAAAATGTTTCCTTAATCCGCACTTATCATGGATTCAAGG GTGACAAACAAGGAACCGTTGAATACCTTAAGTTAATTTTCAGAGCGCTATGCCTCTGCTGGGATCGACAAACACAAGATCTTCACGTTGATTGGATACTTTTCAGAGGTAGATCTCTGATTCCTGTTTCATGTGAAGTGGTGAATGATAATATTGATGGATGTTATCCATCATCTCATTTTCCTATATTTGCCGAGTTTATGCTCCCTCGCACTGTAAGAATGGTAGAATCACCAGTACA
- the LOC123905445 gene encoding eukaryotic translation initiation factor 5A-2, whose product MSDEEHHFDSVADAGASKTYPQQAGTIRKNGYIVIKGRPCKVVEVSTSKTGKHGHAKCHFVAIDIFNGKKLEDIVPSSHNCDVPHVNRTDYQLIDISEDGFVSLLTDNGSTKDDLKLPTDDSLLTQIKDGFAEGKDLVVSVMSAMGEEQICALKDIGPKN is encoded by the exons ATGTCGGACGAGGAACACCACTTTGATTCAGTTGCCGATGCCGGAGCCTCCAAAACCTACCCTCAGCAGGCCGGTACCATCCGCAAAAACGGTTACATCGTCATCAAGGGCAGACCTTGCAAG GTTGTTGAAGTTTCTACTTCAAAAACAGGAAAGCATGGACATGCAAAGTGTCACTTTGTTGCAATTGATATCTTCAACGGCAAAAAGCTTGAAGATATTGTTCCTTCATCCCACAATTGTGAT GTTCCTCATGTGAATCGTACTGATTATCAGCTGATTGATATCTCTGAAGATGGTTTT GTGAGTCTGTTGACTGATAACGGAAGTACCAAGGATGATCTGAAGCTTCCCACTGATGATAGTCTGCTTACTCAG ATTAAAGATGGATTTGCTGAAGGAAAAGATCTCGTGGTTTCTGTCATGTCTGCAATGGGAGAAGAACAGATATGTGCCCTGAAGGACATTGgtcctaaaaattaa
- the LOC123905443 gene encoding probable GMP synthase [glutamine-hydrolyzing]: MSASGGPRLRSMNVADSEARPVFGPAGNKTGSYSSRKDSSKPLRKTDKLGREVDLAKEKDASPQSHSPSVSSVLRRHEQLLHSNLSMNASCSSDASTDSFHSRASTGRLTRSNSYGFTRKRSVSKPRSVVSDGVLESPPPDGAQSKKRCAWITPNTEPYYATFHDEEWGVPVHDDKKLFELLVLSSALSELSWPAILSKRHIFREVFADFDPVAVSKLNEKKMMTPGTTASSLLPDQKLRGIIENARQVSKVIEEFGSFDNYIWSFVNHKPIVSKFRYPRQVPVKTPKAEVISKDLVRRGFRGVGPTVIYSFMQVVGLTNDHLISCFRFQECVAAAEGKEENSIKDDGQQKACDSVMESDLSIAIDNLSLSSE, translated from the exons ATGTCAGCCTCAGGAGGTCCTAGATTGAGGTCTATGAATGTTGCTGATTCAGAAGCAAGGCCTGTGTTTGGTCCTGCTGGAAATAAGACAGGTTCTTATAGTTCTAGGAAAGATTCTTCGAAGCCACTGAGGAAGACTGATAAATTGGGCAGGGAGGTTGATTTGGCCAAAGAGAAAGATGCTTCTCCTCAGTCACATTCTCCCAGTGTATCTTCAGTGCTGCGCCGACACGAGCAGTTGTTGCATTCTAATTTGTCTATGAATGCTTCGTGTTCTTCTGATGCGTCCACCGACTCATTTCATAGCCGAGCGTCTACTGGAAGATTGACTCGGTCTAATAGCTATGGTTTTACAAGGAAGCGATCTGTGTCGAAGCCAAGAAGTGTTGTTTCTGATGGTGTGTTGGAATCTCCTCCTCCTGATGGCGCACAATCCAAGAAGAGGTGTGCTTGGATCACTCCTAATACTG AGCCATATTATGCTACTTTCCACGATGAAGAATGGGGAGTTCCAGTACATGATGACAA GAAACTGTTTGAGCTTCTTGTTCTTTCAAGTGCCCTATCTGAACTTTCTTGGCCAGCCATTCTAAGCAAGAGACATATTTTTAG GGAAGTTTTTGCTGATTTCGATCCAGTTGCTGTCTCCAAATTAAATGAGAAGAAGATGATGACGCCTGGAACCACTGCAAGTTCCTTACTTCCTGACCAGAAATTGCGTGGAATAATTGAGAATGCACGCCAAGTATCAAAG GTCATAGAAGAGTTTGGGTCATTCGACAATTACATTTGGAGTTTTGTGAACCACAAGCCTATAGTTAGCAAATTCCGTTATCCTCGACAGGTTCCCGTTAAAACACCAAAAGCTGAAGTTATTAGCAAAGACTTGGTGAGAAGAGGTTTCCGTGGCGTGGGTCCTACAGTCATATACTCCTTCATGCAGGTTGTTGGGTTAACCAACGATCACCTCATCAGTTGCTTCAGATTTCAGGAATGTGTAGCTGCAGCAGAAGGGAAGGAGGAAAATTCTATCAAAGATGATGGTCAACAAAAGGCATGTGATAGTGTGATGGAATCTGATCTTTCCATTGCCATTGATAATTTGAGTTTGTCATCAGAATGA
- the LOC123905442 gene encoding probable WRKY transcription factor 32 isoform X1 produces MAEHRVTEALPKENCSETNDEQKTQEIKKERVTESPPATESKKDDLPSSIEQPIEHNSETLIAFPSPVLQNQSFVADLQGSPNTMNSSVKAENKETVGPPEKEITARQEAQTPPTQTGNQLPSTVFSPPNSVTNSLSSVPSPTIGIEKISTPNVSNMLVPAGKKNLSGAKPLSSVTVPRTPSSDGYNWRKYGQKQVKSPTTSSRSYYRCTQSNCCAKKIECWDHSGHVIETVYRSEHSHDPPRKINSVRESKLAPSIEPTAQNSVLVKPVNVLKESDPSTSSKAQEEAPCGTDKKPQNSSNINGNGKVILKEEHLDEPEPKRRKEKDDLIHSDSPVNPGKKPKYVVHAAGDVGISGDGYRWRKYGQKMVKGNPHPRNYYRCTSAGCPVRKHIETAVDNSDAVIITYKGVHDHDTPVPKKRHGPPSAPLVAAAAPVSMNNLQLTKPDSPQNEKVSTKWSVGKEGELTGEAMELGGEKAIESAKTLLSIGFEIKPC; encoded by the exons ATGGCTGAGCATCGAGTCACCGAAGCTCTCCCAAAAGAAAATTGTTCGGAAACTAACGATGAACAAAAAACTCAAGAGATAAAAAAGGAACGAGTCACTGAATCACCGCCTGCCACCGAGTCGAAGAAAGACGATTTACCTAGTTCTATTGAACAACCGATTGAGCACAATTCAGAAACCCTAATTGCTTTTCCATCTCCGGTTTTGCAGAATCAAAGTTTCG TCGCAGATTTGCAAGGGAGCCCTAATACGATGAATTCGAGCGTTAAAGCTGAAAATAAG GAAACGGTTGGACCTCCTGAAAAGGAAATTACTGCAAGACAAGAAGCCCAAACACCTCCAACTCAGACTGGAAATCAGCTTCCATCGACTGTGTTTTCACCTCCAAATTCTGTTACAAACTCTTTATCATCTGTTCCTAGTCCAACCATAGGAATAGAGAAAATTTCTACTCCAAATGTTAGTAACATGCTTGTGCCAGCaggcaaaaaaaatctttctgGTGCTAAACCCTTATCTTCTGTTACTGTTCCAAGGACACCATCATCTGATGGATACAACTGGCGGAAATATGGTCAGAAGCAAGTTAAGAGTCCTACTACAAGTTCTCGAAGCTATTACAGGTGTACTCAATCAAACTGTTGTGCTAAGAAGATTGAATGCTGGGATCATTCAGGTCATGTGATAGAGACTGTTTATAGAAGTGAGCACAGTCATGATCCCCCACGGAAGATAAATTCTGTTAGGGAAAGCAAGTTAGCACCTTCTATTGAACCTACTGCACAGAACAGTGTTTTAGTTAAGCCCGTCAATGTTCTGAAAGAATCCGACCCATCCACATCTTCCAAAGCTCAAGAAGAAGCACCTTGTGGTACTGACAAGAAACCACAAAACTCATCAAATATCAATGGTAATGGTAAAGTTATTTTGAAGGAGGAACATCTTGACGAGCCAGAGCCAAAGCGAAG AAAGGAGAAAGACGACTTAATTCACTCAGATTCTCCCGTAAATCCTGGAAAGAAACCCAAGTATGTTGTACATGCAGCAGGAGATGTGGGGATATCAGGTGATGGATACCGATGGCGCAAATATGGACAAAAAATGGTGAAGGGTAATCCACATCCCAG AAACTACTATAGATGCACTTCTGCTGGATGTCCTGTCCGGAAGCACATTGAGACTGCTGTAGACAACTCAGATGCTGTCATCATAACTTACAAGGGTGTACATGATCATGACACTCCTGTGCCCAAGAAACGACATGGCCCACCAAGTGCTCCTCTTGTGGCCGCAGCAGCACCTGTCTCCATGAACAATTTGCAGTTGACTAAACCGGACTCGCCACAAAACGAGAAAGTTTCTACTAAGTGGTCAGTAGGCAAAGAAGGAGAACTAACTGGGGAAGCCATGGAACTAGGGGGTGAGAAAGCAATAGAATCGGCTAAAACCCTTCTGAGCATAGGTTTTGAAATTAAGCCTTGCTGA
- the LOC123905442 gene encoding probable WRKY transcription factor 32 isoform X2 → MAEHRVTEALPKENCSETNDEQKTQEIKKERVTESPPATESKKDDLPSSIEQPIEHNSETLIAFPSPVLQNQSFDLQGSPNTMNSSVKAENKETVGPPEKEITARQEAQTPPTQTGNQLPSTVFSPPNSVTNSLSSVPSPTIGIEKISTPNVSNMLVPAGKKNLSGAKPLSSVTVPRTPSSDGYNWRKYGQKQVKSPTTSSRSYYRCTQSNCCAKKIECWDHSGHVIETVYRSEHSHDPPRKINSVRESKLAPSIEPTAQNSVLVKPVNVLKESDPSTSSKAQEEAPCGTDKKPQNSSNINGNGKVILKEEHLDEPEPKRRKEKDDLIHSDSPVNPGKKPKYVVHAAGDVGISGDGYRWRKYGQKMVKGNPHPRNYYRCTSAGCPVRKHIETAVDNSDAVIITYKGVHDHDTPVPKKRHGPPSAPLVAAAAPVSMNNLQLTKPDSPQNEKVSTKWSVGKEGELTGEAMELGGEKAIESAKTLLSIGFEIKPC, encoded by the exons ATGGCTGAGCATCGAGTCACCGAAGCTCTCCCAAAAGAAAATTGTTCGGAAACTAACGATGAACAAAAAACTCAAGAGATAAAAAAGGAACGAGTCACTGAATCACCGCCTGCCACCGAGTCGAAGAAAGACGATTTACCTAGTTCTATTGAACAACCGATTGAGCACAATTCAGAAACCCTAATTGCTTTTCCATCTCCGGTTTTGCAGAATCAAAGTTTCG ATTTGCAAGGGAGCCCTAATACGATGAATTCGAGCGTTAAAGCTGAAAATAAG GAAACGGTTGGACCTCCTGAAAAGGAAATTACTGCAAGACAAGAAGCCCAAACACCTCCAACTCAGACTGGAAATCAGCTTCCATCGACTGTGTTTTCACCTCCAAATTCTGTTACAAACTCTTTATCATCTGTTCCTAGTCCAACCATAGGAATAGAGAAAATTTCTACTCCAAATGTTAGTAACATGCTTGTGCCAGCaggcaaaaaaaatctttctgGTGCTAAACCCTTATCTTCTGTTACTGTTCCAAGGACACCATCATCTGATGGATACAACTGGCGGAAATATGGTCAGAAGCAAGTTAAGAGTCCTACTACAAGTTCTCGAAGCTATTACAGGTGTACTCAATCAAACTGTTGTGCTAAGAAGATTGAATGCTGGGATCATTCAGGTCATGTGATAGAGACTGTTTATAGAAGTGAGCACAGTCATGATCCCCCACGGAAGATAAATTCTGTTAGGGAAAGCAAGTTAGCACCTTCTATTGAACCTACTGCACAGAACAGTGTTTTAGTTAAGCCCGTCAATGTTCTGAAAGAATCCGACCCATCCACATCTTCCAAAGCTCAAGAAGAAGCACCTTGTGGTACTGACAAGAAACCACAAAACTCATCAAATATCAATGGTAATGGTAAAGTTATTTTGAAGGAGGAACATCTTGACGAGCCAGAGCCAAAGCGAAG AAAGGAGAAAGACGACTTAATTCACTCAGATTCTCCCGTAAATCCTGGAAAGAAACCCAAGTATGTTGTACATGCAGCAGGAGATGTGGGGATATCAGGTGATGGATACCGATGGCGCAAATATGGACAAAAAATGGTGAAGGGTAATCCACATCCCAG AAACTACTATAGATGCACTTCTGCTGGATGTCCTGTCCGGAAGCACATTGAGACTGCTGTAGACAACTCAGATGCTGTCATCATAACTTACAAGGGTGTACATGATCATGACACTCCTGTGCCCAAGAAACGACATGGCCCACCAAGTGCTCCTCTTGTGGCCGCAGCAGCACCTGTCTCCATGAACAATTTGCAGTTGACTAAACCGGACTCGCCACAAAACGAGAAAGTTTCTACTAAGTGGTCAGTAGGCAAAGAAGGAGAACTAACTGGGGAAGCCATGGAACTAGGGGGTGAGAAAGCAATAGAATCGGCTAAAACCCTTCTGAGCATAGGTTTTGAAATTAAGCCTTGCTGA